The genomic DNA GCGCCGACCGAGTTCGGGGCTGAGGTTGAGCGCGATGCATTCGACCGCGGCCTTACTCGACGCATAAACGGCGTGGTAGAAGACCGCCTTGTGGGCGCTCTCCGATGATGTCAGTACGATCCTCCCCCCTTCGCCCATATGCCGTGCGGCGCTCTGTACGGCGAAGAACTGGGCTCGTGCGTTGATGGCGAAAACACGGTCGAAGTCGGCGGGGGTGACGTCGTCCAGCTTGCCGAAGTACTCGATCCCGGCGTTGCTGACCAGGATGTCGAGCCCGCCGAGCGCTTCGGCGGACTCATCCACCAGGCGCCGGATCTGGTCCGGTTCGCTGACGTCCGCCTTGAGCGCGACCGCACGACGGCCGACGGCGGTGATCTCGGCGGCCAGCGCTTCGGCCGCATCGCCGCTGCTGCGGTAGTTGATCGCCACGTCCGCCCCGTCAGCGGCGAGCCTGCGCGCCACAGCCGCACCGATCCCGCGTGCGCCACCGGTGACCAGGGCCTTCCTGCCTGTCAGCCTTCCGCTCATCGGTCTTCTCCCGTCCACGGGATCCGGCGGTCATGCCGAATACGGGTTACGCGGCCTGTCCCGGAACTCACGGCAGCAGAAGGCTTCTTCACCTCGCGTGCGCGGTCGAGGACTGCGGTGATCGTCCTCGTCACGGTGCGCGTCCTCGTTCACGGGGTTGTCCGCACCACAATCGCCCCGGCCCGGGCACCGGCGCCACTCGGAGCAAAGTCCGGCCCCGGGTCGCACCCGCCGGTCCGGCACCCGTTCACAATGCCTTCGACCACCGACGATCCGCACGCGGACAACGCGAGATGCGACCCTCCGACGAGACGCTCGGTCCCCGACCACCGCGCGTGGGAGCCCTCCGCTCCTCACCTGTGCGACGGCAGTCCGGACGGGTGAATCCGGGGAAGCCGCTGAACGTCCGTCCCTGCTTCAGGTCGGCGCCGGAAGCGACGGCCGAGGTCAGGCGCCTGCTCGCGCCTGGCGGCGGCAACCGCTGTGCCGCGCTCCTTGATCCTTCTCGGTGGTAACGGCGGAGGCGGACAGGAGCGTCGCAGCGGCGAGGCTGCCCCAGAGGGCGGCCGGGCCGTGAGGTGCGAGAGTGGTGATGACCGCCGGGGAGACGGCGAGGCCGAAGCCCGTGGAGAGCTGGAAGCGGGCGAGTGCGCGTCCCAGGACATGGGCGGGGGCGAGGGCGGTGACGAGGGCGGTGGCGCTGCCGGCATAGATGATCTCGCCGATGGTGCAGACCACGGACACCGTGGCGACGGCCGGGCCGCTCCAGCCGTGTCCCAGTGAGGTGGCCGCGAGGAAGCCGAGGTAGGACGCGGCTAGTACCACGCCGGCGAGTGCCAGCACGGACCGGCGGGAGAAGCGGGACATCAGAACGGTGACTGGCACCTGCAGGGTGACCACCAGCACCGTGTTGGTCACGAAGATGGCCCCCGCCCATACCGGGGGTGCGTGCATCTGCGTCTGCAGGATCAGAGGGAGCGCGATTTCGGGGACGTTGAGGCAGAAGACGTAGACCACGTTGGCCGCCAGCAGCGCGTACATCCGAGGTGCGGGCCCGTCGGCCCTGTCCTTGGCCGCGGCAACGGCCGGATGCGCGTGCACGTGGACCGACCACGCCAAGGCCGCCGCAGTGAGGTAGGCGAGCCCGGTGACGGCCGCCAGCGCCTGTAATGCGGTGGCGCCGCCCGCCAGGCATACGGTGGCGAGGAGCGCCCCCGCGCCCAGGCCGGCGTTGCGCAGAGCGCGCCCCCCTGCGAGAGCGGCGTCGCGTTCCCGGCCGTGGGCGACCGTGGCCACGAGAGCTGCGTGGGCGGCCGGCCATGCCTGGTTGCCGATGCCGAGGAAGAGCGCCGCCGTCGCGAACGGCCAGACGTGCCCCGCCGGGGTGGCCAGCAGCACCACCACGCCCAGCACTCGCACCAGCATCGACGCTGCCACGACCGTGCTGCGTGCGCCCCGGTCCAGCCATCGGCCCACCGCAGGCATGCACACGAGACCCACGACGACGCCGACCGTCATGGCGATGCCGGTGGTCGGCGCGGACAGCCTCAGCACCGTCACCCCGTAGAGCAGCAGAAAGGGCCGCAGCAGGCCGGTGCCGAGCGCGTCCACGGCCAACGCGACGGCATAGCGGGGGCCTCCGGATGCGCGGACGAGGGCGCGCGGCTGAATCCTGGTGGTGGTTGCCATGGCGGCAACGGTGCGTTCGGCCGCCGGACCGGGCACGTCGGTTGACCGACACCGTCAATCGACGTGGTCGTCGGCCATCCGGGCAGTGATGATGAGGGGGTGACGTTGAGGATCGACATCGGCGGACTGCCGTCCGAGCGACTACGGTTCGCCGCCTCCCCGCTGGCCGAGCTGACCGCGATGCTGCATGTGCTGGCCGCACCCGGACACCATCCGCAGCTCGCCGGCTGGGCCGAAGATGTCTGGGCCGGGCTGCACCCGGAGCTGGCCGAGCGGCTCAGGGAGGCGGAGTTCCTCTGGCGTTCCTCACAAGCCGACTTCCTGATCCCCGCCCGACCTCGGCCGACCCTCGCCGCGGAGTTGGACGATGTGGACCGGATCGACGACGAATCGTATGTGACCGCCGCGCTCGTCACCACGTGCGGCAGCAACCGGGTCCACTTCGCCGCGCCGTCGCCGCTCGCCGACGCGACGGCGCGCGAGCGGGCCCTGGACCTCGCTCAGGCCCGCGGCGCGCTCCAAGAGGCCTTCGCGGAACGGCTGCTCGCCAACCCGGCCGCTGTGCGGGCACAGGTACGCCACACGCTCGAACAGTGCGCCGACGCCTTCTTCGATGCCGCCTGGAGGGGGGCCGCCGTGCAGCTCGCCACCGATCTGCGCCTGAAGAACGACTTGCTGAGGCGCGACGGCATCGGGGCGGCACTCGCATCGGT from Streptomyces sp. NBC_01707 includes the following:
- a CDS encoding MFS transporter, which gives rise to MATTTRIQPRALVRASGGPRYAVALAVDALGTGLLRPFLLLYGVTVLRLSAPTTGIAMTVGVVVGLVCMPAVGRWLDRGARSTVVAASMLVRVLGVVVLLATPAGHVWPFATAALFLGIGNQAWPAAHAALVATVAHGRERDAALAGGRALRNAGLGAGALLATVCLAGGATALQALAAVTGLAYLTAAALAWSVHVHAHPAVAAAKDRADGPAPRMYALLAANVVYVFCLNVPEIALPLILQTQMHAPPVWAGAIFVTNTVLVVTLQVPVTVLMSRFSRRSVLALAGVVLAASYLGFLAATSLGHGWSGPAVATVSVVCTIGEIIYAGSATALVTALAPAHVLGRALARFQLSTGFGLAVSPAVITTLAPHGPAALWGSLAAATLLSASAVTTEKDQGARHSGCRRQARAGA
- a CDS encoding helix-turn-helix domain-containing protein, yielding MTLRIDIGGLPSERLRFAASPLAELTAMLHVLAAPGHHPQLAGWAEDVWAGLHPELAERLREAEFLWRSSQADFLIPARPRPTLAAELDDVDRIDDESYVTAALVTTCGSNRVHFAAPSPLADATARERALDLAQARGALQEAFAERLLANPAAVRAQVRHTLEQCADAFFDAAWRGAAVQLATDLRLKNDLLRRDGIGAALASVSGAVTLAPDGDFIVVDKLQDKATSAHGTGVTFIPSVFGRPHLVAVHAPGWQPVVQYPVAEPSPSEPVPLETVTLRLEALAHPVRLRLLRTLARGPHTTSELAHAWALSPPEVSRHLAVLRRAGLLTARRHGRYVRYTLNLPDLTALGADLLAAVLR
- a CDS encoding SDR family oxidoreductase → MSGRLTGRKALVTGGARGIGAAVARRLAADGADVAINYRSSGDAAEALAAEITAVGRRAVALKADVSEPDQIRRLVDESAEALGGLDILVSNAGIEYFGKLDDVTPADFDRVFAINARAQFFAVQSAARHMGEGGRIVLTSSESAHKAVFYHAVYASSKAAVECIALNLSPELGRRGITINAVAPGGTVTDMSAHAASHYVHPDVDTDFHTLVRTASSLGRMADPAEIAAVVSFLVSDDASFITGRTIQADGGWF